Proteins encoded together in one Deltaproteobacteria bacterium window:
- the tuf gene encoding elongation factor Tu (EF-Tu; promotes GTP-dependent binding of aminoacyl-tRNA to the A-site of ribosomes during protein biosynthesis; when the tRNA anticodon matches the mRNA codon, GTP hydrolysis results; the inactive EF-Tu-GDP leaves the ribosome and release of GDP is promoted by elongation factor Ts; many prokaryotes have two copies of the gene encoding EF-Tu) translates to QVLAKPKSITPHKKFKAEAYVLTKEEGGRHTAFFKGYRPQFYFRTTDVTGVVTLPAGVEMVMPGDNVTMEVELITPIAMEKELRFAIREGGRTVGAGVITEILE, encoded by the coding sequence CCAGGTATTAGCGAAGCCAAAGAGTATCACGCCGCACAAGAAGTTTAAGGCCGAGGCGTATGTTTTGACGAAAGAAGAAGGTGGTCGGCACACGGCATTTTTCAAGGGATATCGGCCGCAGTTTTATTTTAGGACAACCGACGTGACGGGAGTGGTGACATTGCCAGCAGGAGTAGAGATGGTAATGCCAGGTGATAACGTGACGATGGAAGTAGAATTGATCACCCCGATCGCGATGGAGAAAGAATTACGTTTTGCTATCCGTGAAGGTGGTCGCACCGTCGGTGCCGGCGTTATTACGGAGATTCTAGAATAG
- the rpsJ gene encoding 30S ribosomal protein S10 gives MADEYQGQKIRIRLKAFDHRLLDQSTSEIVETAKRTGARIAGPVPLPTNIEKYTVLRSPHVDKKSREQFEIRTHKRLLDILEPTQQTIDALMRLDLAAGVEVEIKMV, from the coding sequence ATGGCAGATGAATATCAGGGGCAGAAAATTCGAATCCGACTGAAGGCCTTTGATCATAGGTTACTTGATCAATCGACTTCTGAAATTGTTGAAACCGCTAAGCGAACCGGGGCGCGTATCGCAGGCCCAGTTCCTTTGCCAACCAATATCGAAAAATATACGGTGTTACGTTCACCTCACGTCGACAAAAAATCGCGAGAACAATTTGAAATTCGCACTCACAAACGACTTTTAGACATTTTAGAACCCACTCAACAAACCATCGATGCCCTGATGCGGCTTGATTTAGCCGCAGGGGTCGAAGTTGAAATTAAAATGGTTTAA
- the rplC gene encoding 50S ribosomal protein L3: protein MASKTKLKMGLLGKKIGMSQVFLDSGDCVGVTILEVGPCVVVQKKTRAHDGYEAIQIGFGEADANKLNRPSRGHFAKKNVKAFRHLKEIRLASVESFQPGQTLDINLFKVGDRVNVTGISKGKGFQGVIKRCGKAGGPGAHGSRFHRTTGSIGQRTYPAKVFKNMGMPGHMGDERVTIENLTVLKVLPKQNWLFIQGAVPGGKNALVVVKALDKDFESRAKVETAPAEAAPQA, encoded by the coding sequence ATGGCAAGTAAGACTAAATTAAAAATGGGACTGTTGGGAAAAAAGATTGGCATGTCGCAAGTCTTTTTAGATTCAGGAGATTGTGTCGGTGTGACCATTTTAGAAGTAGGGCCTTGTGTCGTGGTGCAAAAGAAAACCAGGGCTCACGATGGTTATGAGGCCATTCAAATTGGTTTTGGTGAAGCCGATGCCAATAAACTTAATCGTCCCAGCCGTGGCCACTTTGCTAAAAAGAATGTGAAGGCCTTTCGCCATTTAAAAGAGATTCGTTTAGCGTCGGTTGAGTCTTTCCAGCCCGGCCAAACCTTAGACATTAATCTGTTTAAAGTAGGCGATCGGGTGAACGTAACCGGCATCAGTAAGGGTAAGGGTTTCCAAGGGGTTATTAAACGCTGTGGTAAGGCGGGTGGGCCGGGAGCTCATGGCTCTCGCTTTCATCGCACGACAGGTTCGATTGGCCAGCGTACTTATCCGGCCAAAGTTTTTAAAAATATGGGCATGCCCGGGCATATGGGGGATGAAAGAGTAACCATTGAAAATTTAACCGTCTTGAAGGTTTTGCCCAAACAAAATTGGCTTTTTATTCAAGGTGCAGTGCCAGGTGGCAAAAATGCTTTAGTCGTTGTTAAAGCATTAGATAAAGATTTTGAGTCCCGAGCTAAAGTAGAAACCGCGCCTGCAGAAGCGGCTCCTCAAGCTTAA
- the rplD gene encoding 50S ribosomal protein L4 produces MTMLDLLNQSGKKVGQVELNEKVFTGPVKKALLYDVIKMQLANRRRGNHDTLTRGQVSGSTRKIYRQKGTGNARHGDIRAPIFIGGGRTHGPHPRDYSYRLTAKARLEGLKSALLLKKKENAILVIDDVHFDAFKTKAAKKVLDDLKVQKVLLVLNEKNNFVQRSFRNLKNVKVLLAAGLNVFDICNYDQLVFTRAALENVQQRLL; encoded by the coding sequence ATGACAATGCTTGATTTATTAAATCAAAGTGGAAAAAAAGTTGGGCAAGTCGAGCTCAATGAAAAAGTTTTTACGGGTCCGGTTAAAAAGGCCTTGCTTTACGATGTCATCAAAATGCAGTTGGCCAATCGTCGTAGAGGTAATCACGACACCCTAACACGTGGGCAGGTGAGTGGTTCTACCCGCAAGATTTATCGGCAAAAGGGTACGGGCAACGCGCGGCACGGTGATATTCGTGCCCCTATTTTTATAGGTGGTGGCCGTACCCACGGCCCTCATCCCCGAGATTACTCTTATCGCCTTACCGCTAAGGCGAGGCTTGAAGGGTTGAAGTCAGCCTTGCTTTTAAAGAAAAAAGAAAATGCCATTTTGGTGATCGATGATGTCCACTTTGATGCCTTTAAAACCAAGGCAGCTAAGAAAGTTTTAGACGATTTAAAAGTACAAAAAGTGCTGTTAGTATTGAACGAAAAAAATAATTTTGTGCAACGATCTTTTCGTAACTTAAAAAATGTAAAAGTTTTGTTAGCCGCGGGCTTAAATGTTTTTGATATTTGTAATTATGACCAGCTGGTGTTTACTCGTGCAGCCTTAGAAAATGTACAACAGAGATTATTATGA